In the genome of Homo sapiens chromosome 17 genomic patch of type FIX, GRCh38.p14 PATCHES HG2087_PATCH, the window CGGGGAGCAGCTGGGGGTTTGCGAGCTCCAGTCCAGCAAGGTGCGACTCCGGGGAGCGAGGCGGCAGCTTCGGCCGCGGCCTGAGCGCAGGGCGCTGCGGGGCGGGGGCTCTCGGGCTGGGGCGACGTGGCCAGCCCAGTCCTGCCGAGGGGTGGGGCTGGCCCTGGGGCTCGCTGGCCCCGCGCCGCCGCGGAGAGAGCGCGCCCGGGCCACCCCGGCTGGAAGGCATCCCCGGAATGCGGCGGCTCAGCACCCGCCCCCTCGGGAATTCCCCGGGGGAGCCGCTGGGAGGGACTCGGCTCCCGGGCTGGGCCGGCCGGGCCTCGGGCTCTGAGCGGTGGGATTAGAGGCTCCAGCCCCGCCGACTTGCAGACGTGAGATCGGGCACACCTGAGCGGCGGCGGGGCGGTCGTGGCCACATCCGGGGCGACGTGCCTGAGTCACCCCGTCCCGCCAGCGTCTGCCAGTCCAGCCAGTCCGCCCAGTCTCTCGCGTCCGAGACTCGCCTCCAGCCTCCCACCTCCGCCCGGGCCGCGCGAGCCtcgcgggggcgggggcggggcgccAAGGGGCGGGGCTGTCTCTTAAAGGGCCCCGGGCCGCTGCCCTTAGGCCACTTCCTGGGGGCGGAGAGGACCTCAGCGGCTGCGGCGACACCCAGGGAAGGCGGCGCGGCCGGGTCCCGAAACTCCTGGCTGTTTCCATCAGAGCCCTCGGACACTCCCAGCCCGGGCTGAGCACGCATCGTCGCTCCCCGGCGGATACAAGGGGGCTCCGCCATCCGCTCCCGTCAGTtcggcctccatctcctgggacCCGCGCCGGCAGCCAGGCCAGGCCTCTGAGTGGCCCCAGAGCCCTGGCTGGACTCGTCCACGGCGGCAGCGATCTGCCCGGGGTCTCGGAGGCCATCCCTTCAGAGTCGGCCCTGTGCTCGCCACCGTCACCTGCTGGTTGGATTCCGGAAACCCACTGTCTGAAGACCACAGAGGGGTGTCGCTGACCACCCCAAATCGGATACGTCCAGACCTCAagctcccttcccctctctggctGCCCTCTGCTCTTTTCATCTCTTCTCTCAACCTTTTGGGGATTTCTGTGTCCTGACACCACCTCCCCATCCACCACCAAAGTAGCCGGGGTGAGCCCCAAACCTTACTGGGTGTGCTCCACCTGTGCCTCCAACCCAGCGAATCTGACAGCTTCGACCCAATTCTGCACACACCCAGGAagttctgccttttcttttctttcggtGTCTCCTGTACTTCCCAAAATTTCTCCTCCTCCTGTGCCCTCTTCGCCCCCCTCCTTTGGGGGCCCCGTGACCCTGAATGTGGGGGGCACACTATATTCCACCACTTTGGAGACCCTGACCCGCTTCCCAGACTCTATGCTGGGGGCCATGTTTAGGGCCGGCACCCCCATGCCCCCCAACCTCAATTCCCAAGGAGGCGGCCACTACTTCATCGACCGGGATGGCAAGGCCTTCCGGCACATCCTCAATTTCCTGAGGCTGGGCCGCCTGGACCTGCCCCGTGGGTACGGAGAGACAGCGCTGCTCAGGGCAGAGGCTGACTTCTACCAGATCCGGCCCCTCCTGGACGCGCTGCGGGAACTGGAGGCCTCTCAGGGGACccctgcacccacagctgccctgCTCCACGCAGATGTAGATGTCAGCCCCCGCCTGGTGCACTTCTCTGCTCGCCGGGGACCCCATCACTATGAGCTGAGCTCCGTCCAGGTGGACACCTTCCGAGCCAACCTTTTCTGCACCGACTCTGAGTGTCTAGGTGCTTTGCGGGCCCGATTTGGTGTGGCCAGTGGGGATAGGGCAGAGGGGAGCCCACATTTTCATCTGGAGTGGGCCCCCCGCCCCGTGGAACTCCCCGAGGTGGagtatgggagactggggctgcAGCCGCTGTGGACTGGGGGGCCAGGAGAGCGGCGGGAGGTGGTGGGCACCccaagcttcctggaggaggtgctgCGGGTGGCTCTCGAGCACGGCTTCCGACTAGACTCTGTCTTCCCCGACCCCGAAGACCTGCTCAACTCCAGGTCTCTGCGCTTTGTCCGGCACTGAGGATGCTGTTCTCAGTTTGactgtggggaggagagagaatgggGTACTAGCACCCCTGAAGCCTCTTTCCAGCTCTGCTTCAGGAGCTATGAGAGTCGGGACTCTCCTGCACCTGACTGGAGCTCAGATGTGGGCAGGAATTCCCAAACCTGAGCCCACCAAGGACTCACAAGTGGTCCAGAAGGTCTCAACCTGTGCTGACCCTGGGAGGGGTAGGGAAGGTTCTCTCAGCTTGTTCTTGCCTAAGGCTGAGCACCTCCAGTCTCTCCTTGATTTGGAGCTCAGTGTTTAAGGGCTTGGAAAAGGGGGGAACATCTCTTTACCCAGACTAGACCTAGCAAAACCCTGGAAGGATATTGAGGTCTGGGGAAAAGGGAGGACTTTGCATTTTCCCAATGCGGTCTCTTGGACCATGGCTTCTACTCCTGAAGCTGggtggcctggcctggcctgaccAATGAGAGGCCAGAACACTCTGGAACATCGGAAGAGGAGTTCTTTGCTATGTTCCAAGCCATCTACTGAGGGAGGCAGAAAGGCCACAACCCACCCTAGGTTGATGTATGGGAGCTAGGACAGTCCCCATGGCAATGGGGCTGGAGCA includes:
- the KCTD11 gene encoding BTB/POZ domain-containing protein KCTD11 isoform l (isoform l is encoded by transcript variant 1b; non-AUG (AUU) translation initiation codon), producing the protein MSPPPVPSSPPSFGGPVTLNVGGTLYSTTLETLTRFPDSMLGAMFRAGTPMPPNLNSQGGGHYFIDRDGKAFRHILNFLRLGRLDLPRGYGETALLRAEADFYQIRPLLDALRELEASQGTPAPTAALLHADVDVSPRLVHFSARRGPHHYELSSVQVDTFRANLFCTDSECLGALRARFGVASGDRAEGSPHFHLEWAPRPVELPEVEYGRLGLQPLWTGGPGERREVVGTPSFLEEVLRVALEHGFRLDSVFPDPEDLLNSRSLRFVRH
- the KCTD11 gene encoding BTB/POZ domain-containing protein KCTD11 isoform s (isoform s is encoded by transcript variant 1a) encodes the protein MLGAMFRAGTPMPPNLNSQGGGHYFIDRDGKAFRHILNFLRLGRLDLPRGYGETALLRAEADFYQIRPLLDALRELEASQGTPAPTAALLHADVDVSPRLVHFSARRGPHHYELSSVQVDTFRANLFCTDSECLGALRARFGVASGDRAEGSPHFHLEWAPRPVELPEVEYGRLGLQPLWTGGPGERREVVGTPSFLEEVLRVALEHGFRLDSVFPDPEDLLNSRSLRFVRH